The Rhipicephalus microplus isolate Deutch F79 chromosome 4, USDA_Rmic, whole genome shotgun sequence sequence tagctcattggtagagcactggtctcgtaaaccagtgtttgtgagttcaagcctcactggcggcattagttatttttattatttttatggttattcatgaacgttcggataacgaggaacaagttttttcacgtataccaactgctgtgctttgatgcaactgttggttggacactttcaccgGCCActataactcagtggtagagcactggtcgcataaaccaggggtcgtgagtttaaACCTCACTGACGGCcttatatatttttattgtttttatgagtactcatgaacgttcggataacgaggaagcAGTTTTACTTCGTATAGCAAcggctgtgctttgatgcaactgtttgTTGGACacttcatcggccgctatagctcagtggtagagcactggtcttgtaaaccaggggtcgtgagttcaaacctcactggcggcattagttacttttattatttttatggtaaCTCATGAACGTTCGCATAACAAGGAACTAGTTTTtcctcgtatagcgtcagctgtgcattcatgtaactgttggttggacgctgtcaccggccgctatagctcagtggtggaTTCCACTTCGGGCCGCGATAGCGAGCGGACGCGTTTGGAATGGGCTCCGTcggagcggtatcagcggccGTTTCTGGCCGCGGAAACAGGGTGATAGCTGCCTCGGATAACGAGTATCGCGTTGTTCTGCCTAGTCTGCCTTCAGGACGTCTGGTTTTGAATACTGTTTTTGTGCACGCGGATGTGAGGGCACGGCCCTACCGTGTAGAAGACTTCAGGGATACGCTGAGTGATTTGAAACTGCTCTCCGAGGTTACGGCcttgggggcgtatcaaatgaatCACGTTTGGGCCGTCACGTTCAAATGTGCCGAAGGTGCGAAGAGGCTGCTGGAAAAAGCGGAAGTGAAAGCGAAGGGCCAGCGTTGCCTCCTCATCGATCCATCGAACCAGGAGCTTCGGTTGAAGCTGCACTGGCTCCTGCCTACCGTACCGGACGACGACGTGCGAGCGGCCTTCCTGAACTATGGCAGAGTGACGGACATTATCAAGGAACGGTGGAAGGTCAGTGGTGTGACTGACAAGGCGTCAACGACGCGAAATGTGACGATGACACTTAAGGCGGGAGTCAAGCCAGAAGATTTACCCCATCAAATAAGGATTGCTGGTGAGCTGGCTCTCGTGGTGGTGCCGGGAAGGGCACCGCTATGCCTTCGTTGCCAGTGCACTGGACACATTCGTCGGGACTGTAAGGTACCACGGTGCACGTTGTGTCATCGCTTTGGACACAACGAGTCGGAATGCGTGCGTACCTACGCCAGTGTTGCAGGGCCCGTGGGAAGCGACGACACTTCGGAGCTCCTAATGGACGAAGCAGATTCCGAGGCAGCAGCGAGAGCGGAGGCAGAAAGTGCTACGATGGACAGCGTGCCAGCTGAGCAAATCTCCGGTGAGAGTGCTCACGTAAAGTCGACGAACCTCAAAGCTGAAGATACATTGTTGGTGAAAAATGATTCCTCGGAAGCACTGCAGACGCAGGAGGACTAAAGCAACGTGACAGAAGAGGTCAACAGGGAAGTAGTGGAGGAAATGGACATTTCCAAGGAGGGCACCACGACGAATAAGCGATCACACGAAGGCGCCGAGGGAGAGAGCGAATCTTTCGACGCAAGCAGTCGCGATGAACCTCCAGCAAAAGCAACCCCTGTACGTCGACCGACAGTGCGGCCACGGCCGAACATCCCACAGGATCGGAGGCTGACGGCGACGACGAAGCCGCCGCCACCGCCCCCGGTCACGTAGCAGTAAGCTGTGTAAGCCCCGACCTATGTCGCGGGCCCCAAGGTCTTGTGTAGACAGAGCATAAGCCCATACTCTGGGTCTCTATTATTAATTATTCAAATGGCGCTGCTAGATAAATCCTTGCGATTTGCTACAATCAATGTTCGAGGGCTTGCGGCGAGGAGAAAACAACGACAGTTGTATAGACTGGTGATCGAACATGATTTAGACatcattgccatacaagaaaccaAAATTGGAAGTGAAGATGAGACCAAGAGTATGGTGCTACCTTTCATGTCAATGTACTACGCGGGTGTGAGTCACGCCATAGGGCAATCCgcggggtgcgttctttttgtGCGCCAACACCCAGGCCTTGAAGTGAGCGGCGTGAGGTCAGATTTGGCGGGGCGCATGGTTTTGTGTGATTTTCGTTATGGTTCAGTTGAATGGCGAGTGATATGCCTTTATGCTCCTAATTTGCTCGACGAACGAAGACATTTCTTCGAGAGTGTCAGAAATTACTGCAACGTCGAAAGGAACCTGGTACTGATGGGGGACTTTAATTGTGTACTGGCAGCGCGTGATAAATCAAGTGGTACAGCGTATAGAGACGCCAGCACGGCTGAGCTTCGCGAATTAATTGATGAATACGGGCTTGAGGACGTGGCGGACTGCTTGGAGTGCGACCGCATTGTGCGCTTCACGCATTTCCAAGCAGCCAGCCACGCCCGACTGGACAGAGTGTATGTTCCGGCTGAATTGATAGCACTTGCGCAAGAATATCGTGTGCAATCGGTGTCATTCAGTGACCACTGTCTAGTCATGTTCGATGTTAATAAGAAAGCGAAAAACCGAAATAAGTTTGCGTGGGAATTATGGAAACTTAATGCTAAAATTTTGGAGGATGAGGTTTTCTGTGAGAAAGTGTTAGCCCTGCTCGAAGAGATAAAGAACCAGACAAACACAACAATATGTGAGAAATGGGAAACATTTAAGCAAACAGCTAAATTGAAGGCacttgaacgagccagcgctttAAAGCACGAAAAGAATAAGTACGAGGAAAACCTGCGGCAAAGCTTGCAAATGCTAACTTATGAAGAAAGCCTATCGCCTGGGACGTTCAAAGACGACATTAACACACTGAAGCAAAAACTTGAGCAGGCTGATATCGAACGCTATCGGGGGGCGTTGGTGCGAGCTAGAGTAGAAGCAACGATAACAGGCGAGGCGCCAACTAAACGAGCcctcgcaaaggaaaaaaagtgggcCCACCGGAACGAGATTCACGAAGTGGAACAAGACGGTGTTATCTTATATGATCAGAGCGGCATCGAACACGTGTTCACAGCGTTCTACAGAAAGCTGTTCGCGCGTTGTCCGGTGGACGCACAGGGTTTCGAGACGGAATTCATGCCTTTAATGCCAAAGATTGACGATAGCTCAAAGGAAATGTTAGAGCGCCGTATTACGGCCGATGAGATTGCGGTGGCGATATACGATTTGAAACGTGGGAAATCTCCCGGGCCCGACGGGCTAGGAGCCGATTTTTATAAGGCGTTCAAGTACGAAGTAGCCCCTATACTGGCCGCAATTTTAGACGATGCATATGAGCGCAAACGACTACCACCTTCATTCCTGTCCACACACACAGTTCTTATCCCGAAAACAGATGATCGCGACACATTAAAGCGGGTAACAGCATATCGCCCTATCAGCTTAGCGAACGTCGACTATAAGATATTCATGAAAGTGTTGGCTAAAAGACTGCAAACAGTAGTGAAAGATATAGTTGGACCACACCAGACGTGCGGTATCAAGGAACGAACCATTTTCACGAACATTCATACGGCGAGAAGCATACTGGAGTGTTGTGACGTATTGTGCAAGAAGGTCGCAATGCTCCAGTTGGATCTGGAAAAGGCGTTCGACCGGGTACCGCACGACATACTAtttgccattctggagtacgtgaACGTAGGATCTGTTATCATGGAAGGTGTCGCAATGGCGTACAGGGGTTGCACGACAAGGTTGATAATAAATAAGTCAGTAGGAGAGCTTATCGAAGTGCAGCGGTCGGTGCGCCAGGGGTGCCCACTATCGCCGTTACTTTTCGCTTTATATATTGAGCCCTTGTGCCTCAGCGTAATACGGGCTAACTGTATCAATGGCTTTAAAATGCAGCAAGCGGAGGTAAAACTACTCGCTTATGCGGGCGACATCGCGGTGTTTTGTGGGGACCACGCCAGTATCATGAAAACTGTGGAAATTGTGAAGCGTTATTGTGTTACTAGTGGCAGTGCAGTTAACTGGGGCAAGATCCTCGGAATCTGGCATGGAGCATGGACAATGAAACCCAGTACCTTTGCCAACATTCAATGGATTTCCACTCCCACGAAATACCTAGGCGTTCCTTTAGAGTTTTACCGGGACAGTGAACCATACTGGCAGAACCAAGTTGCGGAAATGCGTGGAAGGACTGAGAGGACAAAGGGCTCGGAATTGTCTATGTTTGCACGTACCACGGTGTGTAATGTGTTTTTCATTACTAAACTTTGGTATGTGTTGAGTGTTTTGCACTGCTCACGCATTAACATACAAAAGCTCCACAGAATTCTGGCTGTTTTTGTTTGGGGATCGAGTTGGGAGAGGACAAGCCGCACCAACTTGTTCCGACGTGTACGTCATGGAGGTCTTAGCCTGTCGCACTTATTCCTGAGGCAAATAGTGAACCGGTTCTGCTTCCTTAGGGATGTGAAGGACCCCTTTTTGCGCACTGTATTACAGCTCAGACTTTGCAAACTTGTGCCGGACTTTGTGGTATCCACCGAATGTATTGAAGGCGGGGTTTTCGGTTTTTTGAAGGAGGTTGTGATGGCTTATAAGTTTTTGCGTGCTCGATTCTCATGCGAATATCTGGCGGGAGTGAAACGAAGGAAGCTATACAAAGATCTTGTGGATATACTACTTCCCGTGCCTTTGTATCGCACAATATATAGTGCCAAGTCTGGAAGTGATGTCCTGAAGC is a genomic window containing:
- the LOC119164207 gene encoding uncharacterized protein LOC119164207 — protein: MGSVGAVSAAVSGRGNRVIAASDNEYRVVLPSLPSGRLVLNTVFVHADVRARPYRVEDFRDTLSDLKLLSEVTALGAYQMNHVWAVTFKCAEGAKRLLEKAEVKAKGQRCLLIDPSNQELRLKLHWLLPTVPDDDVRAAFLNYGRVTDIIKERWKVSGVTDKASTTRNVTMTLKAGVKPEDLPHQIRIAGELALVVVPGRAPLCLRCQCTGHIRRDCKVPRCTLCHRFGHNESECVRTYASVAGPVGSDDTSELLMDEADSEAAARAEAESATMDSVPAEQISGESAHVKSTNLKAEDTLLVKNDSSEALQTQED